The genomic interval CCAATCCCGGTCCAGAACGGGAAGAAGTGCGGCGACAATTGGATTACTGGCTCGTTTACAACCGTAAGGGTTAGTTAACGCGAAAGTTATTCAGCTTGGCTCAGGCGTTTGCTTACTCATTGATTAAGCATGCCCAGATGTTCTAAAGCGTGCATCAAGGCTGCGGTGCTAGTCCGAACGCCAAACTTCTTGTAGATGCGTTCCAGATGGGTTTTTACGGTACTCGCACTGCAACCAAGCCGTTCTGCAATCTCTGATTTGGTTTTGTCTCTTGCGAGCCAAAACAAGATTTCTCCCTCGCGTTTAGTCAGTCCCAACAGTTCTAGATTGGTAGGCGAGAAAGATAAAGGCTGATCTTCCTCTAGCAGTAGGAGGAATTGATCAGTTTCACGATCACCAATGAAGCGAATCATCAATCGTTTTTCCGCTTGCTGAACTTGCAGGGGTAGCGGGGGAAAAGGAATATTCCGGTTTGAGATCTGGAGTGAAATTTGGTGATTGACCCAACGCTGCAAATTTTCTGGTAGTTGTTCGCGCTTGACTGAATCCTGAAAATACTGGACTAATAAGCTCCATGCCCGACGAGTCATCCATTGCACTTGACCATCGCTGGACAAAAGAACTGCACTACATTGTTCGATCGTCCCATTTAATTGCGCTAAAGCTTGCTTATGTTTAGAAAAGGCTTCAGCATTTTGGCGGGCTTGCATCAAATGCGGATGCAACAGATTGAGAATTGTGCGATCGCGCTCCGAAAAATTCCATTGACTACGATGGAGTCCAATCGTCACTGTATCGTTCCGACTGGGTAGAGAGTGAATGTCAGTGGGAGAAGATTGCTCACAAGGCAAAATGACGGTCATTTCATCCTCAATGCCCATCGGTCGCAGATATTGTTGATAAACTCCTTCCAAGCGATGAAGTTGTTGTTGCGCAATAAAATCTGAGATTTTGTGTGTTTCATAATCCCCTGTTTTTAAGTAGTAAACAATATGGGGATGCTCATAAAAGTACTGATATAGTCATCCTAAATAGGACATGAACAGTAGCCATACATAAAAGCCTTAGCAAAGGCAAAGGTTTGGCAATGGGTAAACAACTTGAATAGTAACTTGACCGCCCTAAACTTTTTGCACAATCGAGCGAACTTGCGGATGAATTGTTTGGCTTGCAACCAAATATCCTCGACTGGATTCTGCTCAGGGGCGTTGGGAGCAAGTCGAATACAAGTGATTTTCCAGGCTTCCGGTGGTAAGGTTGCATTGACCTGAGCCAGAAACTCCTGAATCACCGCCGAGCGATGATAGCTGGCACCATCCCAGATAATGACCAGGCGCGTGGACTCCTCAGATAACGATTGGAGGTACTTTAAGAAGGCAACGGTATTGTCCTCATTGCCTGCACTGTAATGATTGACCACAAAACTTTTGGTGAGATAGTCCAAGGCACCGTAGTAGGTTTGCCGCTCACGGGTCGATTTGACCTCCACATCCACCCGTTGGTTGCGCCGACTCCAGCCATAGCCACTGACATCACCCCACAGCAAATGGCATTCGTCCACAAACATCACCCGCATCTGTCCACTGGCGATTTGGGCGCGCCACTTGAGCAGGAACGCCATAATTTCTTTTTTTTTCCTCAACCTGCTTGTCATCCTTGTCAGGATGGGTCGGTTGAGCCTTTTTCCAACTCAGTTTGGCTTGCTTGAGCAACGTATAGTAGCTCTCAAGGGATTGATAGACGACCTCATACTGGTCTTCGATGTGGTTGATGACTTCCTCAAGCGTCCAATGGTCTTTCTGCCCCAAAAACTCAAACAACTCCTGCTTCTGCTCAGAACTCAAGTAACCCTTCGTGCCCCAATAGTTGAGCCGTAACCCCTCAACTCCTGATGCCTGATACCTTTGATTACATGCGCTGATAAAGCCAAGCGAGACTTGCAGAACGGATTGAATCTCTCTGAGCAGAACCAGGGTGCAAAACGTCTGTACGATCGCTTGGGCTATCGTGAAATTAACCGTGAAGAGATCGTCTCTCATCCCCTCATTCACTATTCAGGCGACGCTATTTTAATGGTGAAAGAGATGCCGTAAAGCCAGCTAACCATCGCATGCACCGGACGGATTGGCAGCTTGAACTTGATTTGATTTGATGTCATCTGCCGCTGGTGATGCTGGTCGTTGTGCGGGCGATCGGAGGGTAATTATATGCCTGGAGATTAGTGTGTAGAGCCGGATGTCTCCTTAAAGTATGGGAAAGAATAGAGGATTGATGGCAATGTTCTTTTCCAAACATTTTGCTTCCAAGGTTTCCTGGGCGCTGGTGCTTCTGTCTACAATTTTCTTTGTGTCAGGGTTTACGGCTTTGCTGTACCAGGTGGTATGGCAACGGGTGCTGGGCTTATTTTCCGGTTCAGATGTTCGCTCAGTCACCATTGTGGTGGCATCCTACCTGGCTGGGTTGGGCTTGGGCAGTCTGTTGGGAGGGTGGTTGAGCGATCGCCTCAGTCGTCGCAGGGCTGTAGAGGTTTTCGGCTTCAGTAATCTGGCAATTGCTGTGTTTGCAGTCTTCAGCCGATTTTTATTTTATGATTTGTTATTTATCCGATTGAGACTGCTTGCAGAATCACCCACATTGCTACTGCCGATCGTTTTCATCAGCCTACTCATTCCAACCA from Kovacikia minuta CCNUW1 carries:
- a CDS encoding helix-turn-helix transcriptional regulator — protein: MEGVYQQYLRPMGIEDEMTVILPCEQSSPTDIHSLPSRNDTVTIGLHRSQWNFSERDRTILNLLHPHLMQARQNAEAFSKHKQALAQLNGTIEQCSAVLLSSDGQVQWMTRRAWSLLVQYFQDSVKREQLPENLQRWVNHQISLQISNRNIPFPPLPLQVQQAEKRLMIRFIGDRETDQFLLLLEEDQPLSFSPTNLELLGLTKREGEILFWLARDKTKSEIAERLGCSASTVKTHLERIYKKFGVRTSTAALMHALEHLGMLNQ
- a CDS encoding IS630 family transposase; this encodes MAFLLKWRAQIASGQMRVMFVDECHLLWGDVSGYGWSRRNQRVDVEVKSTRERQTYYGALDYLTKSFVVNHYSAGNEDNTVAFLKYLQSLSEESTRLVIIWDGASYHRSAVIQEFLAQVNATLPPEAWKITCIRLAPNAPEQNPVEDIWLQAKQFIRKFARLCKKFRAVKLLFKLFTHCQTFAFAKAFMYGYCSCPI
- a CDS encoding helix-turn-helix domain-containing protein; its protein translation is MRDDLFTVNFTIAQAIVQTFCTLVLLREIQSVLQVSLGFISACNQRYQASGVEGLRLNYWGTKGYLSSEQKQELFEFLGQKDHWTLEEVINHIEDQYEVVYQSLESYYTLLKQAKLSWKKAQPTHPDKDDKQVEEKKRNYGVPAQVARPNRQWTDAGDVCGRMPFAVG